In Vibrio echinoideorum, the sequence TAGTACATAATCAGAACCCACATTCTCATCATCGAATACTGCCACTTCACCATCGTTATAGCTGTATCCAGCCATAGGGAAGATTTGCCACCCAAAAGGTTCAATATCGAAATAACTCAATGGTACAAAGGTACCGATACTGTAGTTATTCTTGTAGGCATCATTATCGTATTCAGATCGACTAAAGTTAAAGTTAACAATGCCTAATGGCAACAGCCAAGAACCACCAAGTCGCCACTCTTCACCGTCTGCATTGACACGAGCATTTATCATGCGTGCTTCATCAAGCCCAATAGAGCCCGAAAACTTCAATTCTTCGTTATAAGCAATGCCTGCTTTGGTTACGATCTTAGTGGGATCATCAGGGTGCTTCTCTTCAGCCAAAACACCCGTTGAACACCATGTTACTGCTGCAACAATTAATAAGTTAAGTTTTGTCATTAGAAGGTAGCACTAACGCCAACGAAGTGAATACGACCATCGAACGAACCGTCTACCATAAATCGATCCATATCAACTGAACCTAAATCTGCATACTCGTAGAACACATCAATTAAGATATCATCCCAGTAGGTAGATGCGCCTACTGAGTAGCGGTATTGCTCACCTACTGGCAGGTCAACATACTGCATTGTTGGATCGTCTTGTGGTGAGGTTTCGTAAGAGAAGCCCGCTTTCAAGCGCCAGTCTGAGTTCAATTGATAGTCAGCACCAACAGCAAATTTCCAAACGTCATCCCAGTCACGTTCGATCTGGAGCCCGCCAATTTGCGTTCCAAAATCGAGAACAGTAGTATCCCACTCACTCCAACGGTGGAACTGAACACTCGCCAACAGATCAAGCTGTTTATTCAAAGCATAGCTAGCACTTACATCAATAATTTCTGGAACTGCAATATCTGTAGATAAAGAGTTCAGCAGTCCAATATTTGTTGGACCTTTTACTTCATTATTAAACTCATGCTCTAGCTTCGAACGGTAGCTCGCGCCTAACTTAAGCTTATCCGTCGGGGTATACATCACGCCCAAGTTATAGCCGTATGCCCAATCGGTATCTTGTTTAACAGTCAACGCAGATGTTGACTGTTGTAATTCAGCCCAACTCAATTGAACGCCCGCACCAACTGACCACTGTTCATTAAGCTGATAACTCAGTGACGGGTTCACTTGCATCGCAGTAAGAGTAATATCTTCAAGTAAAGGGCTGCCTGCCCATTCACTGCCGTAATCTAGGCTTGAGCCACCGACAGCGCCAAGCGCAATACCAAGGTGTAATTTATCGGTGACTTGATGCGCATGAAATGCGCCAAATGAAGGCAACACTGAATGGCCTTTACCATCTCCACTTGAATCTTGGTTATCTTGATATTTCATCTCAAGATCAAACGCCATAGTATTAATGGTCGTCTTGCTTTCGCCCATATGAGACATAGTGGCAGGGTTCGTCCACATTGCAGCAGCAGAACGAGTATAAACACCATCACCAGCACCAGTAGTACCAGCGTTAGCAACAACAGCCTCTTGTAAAAAAAGGCCACTTGCAAATGCATTTAAGCTAGTAAAGATTGCGGTGGCAGCTATAGAGTAAGTAAAAGTTTTGTTCATCAGATTGCTCATTTAGCCTCAGACATAAAATTGCTCTAAGGTTACCGCAAAGCCCCATAAACAAAGGTAATAACGATTATTCCTTTACAAGTCCTACTTAAAGGTTCGGGGGAGGTATTCCCGTGGTTTATCGTTATGAATTTCACGCTGCACGGCTATCGCTCTGTTCTTCCTTGCTCCGACTTTAATTTGGTACCAAGTCTCGTAAAATAAGGCAAAACCAGGGCTAGACCACCACGTTTTATTGTAGAGCTTCTTATTAGCAGCAACGACATCTGGCGAACGATTCGCGCACTCAAGTGCCAAGGAATAAGCTTCAGTGTAAGGGTCTTCAGCAATTTTTGTCACCAAGCCGTACTCTTTGGCGGTTTGGCAATCAATCACCTTAGCTGTCATCGCCATTTCCAAAGTATGATCCTTCCGCATCAGTTCACGAAATGCGATAGCGCCCCCCATGTCAGGAATCAAACCCCATTTCGCTTCTAATATCGAGAAGTTGGCGTCTGGACTAGCAATTCTAAAATCACCACCGCTGACTAGTTGTAGACCTCCTCCCCAGCAGCGTCCATGTATCGCGAAAATCACCGGACATGGAATATCTCGCCAACCAATAGAGAAGTATTGCGCAGCATTCGGCAACGTTGGCCACCATTTAAATAAAAGCTTCAACGCCCCGGCTTTACTATTCAATAAAGACTTAACATCCAGCCCTGAACAAAAATCCGCACCACTGCCCTTGACGATCACAGCTCGAATCTCGGTATTCTTTTTGAGTTCCTTGATCATCTTAATTACATCCTGAAACATCGCCATATCAATAGCATTCAGCTTATCTGGGCGATTCAATGCTACGGTCGCGATTTGGTTTTCATCGATGGAACAAGTGATACGAGAGAGGTCGGTCATGTGGGCTACTCAACTAAGTGGTCAGACCTTTAGATTATACATCTTGTTAACATATGCAAAGTTTGAGTATGAGAAGCGAGAGCTGTGTTGTTCATTTTCTCGCCGAGTTAACCAAGAGACGCAAATAAAAAAGCAGTGATGAATCACTCCAATCACTGCTTTTCATTA encodes:
- a CDS encoding OmpP1/FadL family transporter, encoding MNKTFTYSIAATAIFTSLNAFASGLFLQEAVVANAGTTGAGDGVYTRSAAAMWTNPATMSHMGESKTTINTMAFDLEMKYQDNQDSSGDGKGHSVLPSFGAFHAHQVTDKLHLGIALGAVGGSSLDYGSEWAGSPLLEDITLTAMQVNPSLSYQLNEQWSVGAGVQLSWAELQQSTSALTVKQDTDWAYGYNLGVMYTPTDKLKLGASYRSKLEHEFNNEVKGPTNIGLLNSLSTDIAVPEIIDVSASYALNKQLDLLASVQFHRWSEWDTTVLDFGTQIGGLQIERDWDDVWKFAVGADYQLNSDWRLKAGFSYETSPQDDPTMQYVDLPVGEQYRYSVGASTYWDDILIDVFYEYADLGSVDMDRFMVDGSFDGRIHFVGVSATF
- a CDS encoding crotonase/enoyl-CoA hydratase family protein translates to MTDLSRITCSIDENQIATVALNRPDKLNAIDMAMFQDVIKMIKELKKNTEIRAVIVKGSGADFCSGLDVKSLLNSKAGALKLLFKWWPTLPNAAQYFSIGWRDIPCPVIFAIHGRCWGGGLQLVSGGDFRIASPDANFSILEAKWGLIPDMGGAIAFRELMRKDHTLEMAMTAKVIDCQTAKEYGLVTKIAEDPYTEAYSLALECANRSPDVVAANKKLYNKTWWSSPGFALFYETWYQIKVGARKNRAIAVQREIHNDKPREYLPRTFK